In Nycticebus coucang isolate mNycCou1 chromosome 9, mNycCou1.pri, whole genome shotgun sequence, the following are encoded in one genomic region:
- the RIOX1 gene encoding ribosomal oxygenase 1 isoform X2: MDRLQTGVGVLRRGRPRRRRQPQPRGGSILALPLRPRKIRRQLRRSAASRMAALRVQTLPSEDLEDSRVESTANDLEDALPSGTAVAAIPDAARREPYGHLGPAELLEASPAAHSLQTQPARLVEAQTPPVRFLPALAAAPARMVENSALLCTAKHLGAAPHSGAPATLSGPEVDSTGGELSWDSPLQRVLMELNRIPSSRRRAAHLFEWLIAPMPPDHFYRRLWEREAVLVRRQDRTYYEGLFSTADMDSILRNEEVQFGQHLDAARYINGRRETLNPPGRALPAAAWSLYQAGCSLRLLCPQAFSTTVWQFLAVLQEQFGSMAGSNVYLTPPNSQGFAPHYDDIEAFVLQLEVGRNFLKSGLMVGGKVPGVPERALDLEPEDLGLGWYLVGS; the protein is encoded by the exons ATGGACCGGCTGCAAACTGGTGTAGGGGTGTTGAGGCGCGGGCGGCCGAGGCGTCGGCGCCAGCCCCAGCCACGTGGCGGGTCGATCCTGGCCCTGCCCTTGAGACCCAGGAAGATACGGAGGCAGCTGAGAAGAAGTGCAGCGTCCCGCATGGCAGCGCTGAGAGTCCAGACGCTGCCAAGCGAGGACTTGGAGGACTCGAGAGTGGAGTCCACCGCCAACGATCTGGAGGACGCACTGCCTAGCGGGACAGCAGTGGCAGCCATCCCGGACGCAGCCCGGCGAGAGCCCTACGGCCATCTGGGGCCTGCAGAGCTGCTGGAAGCCTCGCCCGCCGCGCACTCCCTGCAGACCCAGCCAGCGCGTCTTGTTGAAGCGCAGACCCCACCAGTGCGCTTCCTGCCAGCTTTGGCGGCTGCGCCGGCCCGCATGGTGGAGAACTCTGCCCTGCTGTGCACAGCCAAGCACTTGGGGGCCGCCCCACATTCCGGGGCCCCTGCGACGTTGTCAGGACCGGAGGTGGATAGCACCGGTGGAGAGCTGTCCTGGGACTCCCCGCTGCAGCGCGTCTTGATGGAGCTGAACCGCATCCCCAGCAGCCGGCGGCGAGCAGCACACCTCTTTGAGTGGCTCATCGCGCCAATGCCGCCAGATCATTTCTACCGGCGCTTGTGGGAGCGGGAGGCGGTGCTAGTGCGGCGGCAGGACCGCACTTACTACGAGGGCCTTTTCTCTACTGCCGATATGGACTCAATACTGCGTAACGAGGAGGTGCAGTTCGGGCAGCACTTGGACGCCGCGCGCTACATCAATGGGAGGCGCGAGACCCTGAACCCGCCCGGCCGCGCCTTGCCAGCCGCCGCGTGGTCCCTGTACCAGGCCGGCTGCTCTCTGCGCCTCCTGTGTCCGCAGGCTTTCTCGACCACTgtgtggcagtttttggccgtacTCCAAGAGCAGTTTGGAAGCATGGCAGGCTCCAACGTTTACCTCACGCCCCCCAATTCGCAGGGCTTTGCCCCTCACTACGACGACATCGAAGCTTTCGTGCTGCAGCTGGAAG TTGGAAGAAACTTTCTCAAATCTGGTCTCATGGTTGGTGGAAAAGTGCCTGGTGTACCAGAAAGAGCACTGGACTTGGAACCAGAAGACCTGGGTTTGGGGTGGTATCTGGTAGGCAGCTGA
- the RIOX1 gene encoding ribosomal oxygenase 1 isoform X1: protein MDRLQTGVGVLRRGRPRRRRQPQPRGGSILALPLRPRKIRRQLRRSAASRMAALRVQTLPSEDLEDSRVESTANDLEDALPSGTAVAAIPDAARREPYGHLGPAELLEASPAAHSLQTQPARLVEAQTPPVRFLPALAAAPARMVENSALLCTAKHLGAAPHSGAPATLSGPEVDSTGGELSWDSPLQRVLMELNRIPSSRRRAAHLFEWLIAPMPPDHFYRRLWEREAVLVRRQDRTYYEGLFSTADMDSILRNEEVQFGQHLDAARYINGRRETLNPPGRALPAAAWSLYQAGCSLRLLCPQAFSTTVWQFLAVLQEQFGSMAGSNVYLTPPNSQGFAPHYDDIEAFVLQLEGRKLWRVYRPRVSAEELALTSSPNFSQDDLGEPVLQTVLEPGDLLYFPRGFIHQAECQDGVHSLHLTLSTYQRNTWGDFLEAVLPLAVQAAMEENVEFRRGLPRDFMDYMGAQHSDSKDPRRTAFMEKVRVLVARLGHFAPVDAVADQRAKDFIHDSLPPVLTDRERALSVHGLPIRWEAGQPVNVGAQLTTETEVHMLQDGIARLVGEGGHLFLYYTVENSRVYHLEEPKCLEIYPQQADAMELLLRSYPEFVRVGDLPCDSVEDQLSLATMLYDKGLLLTKMPLT, encoded by the coding sequence ATGGACCGGCTGCAAACTGGTGTAGGGGTGTTGAGGCGCGGGCGGCCGAGGCGTCGGCGCCAGCCCCAGCCACGTGGCGGGTCGATCCTGGCCCTGCCCTTGAGACCCAGGAAGATACGGAGGCAGCTGAGAAGAAGTGCAGCGTCCCGCATGGCAGCGCTGAGAGTCCAGACGCTGCCAAGCGAGGACTTGGAGGACTCGAGAGTGGAGTCCACCGCCAACGATCTGGAGGACGCACTGCCTAGCGGGACAGCAGTGGCAGCCATCCCGGACGCAGCCCGGCGAGAGCCCTACGGCCATCTGGGGCCTGCAGAGCTGCTGGAAGCCTCGCCCGCCGCGCACTCCCTGCAGACCCAGCCAGCGCGTCTTGTTGAAGCGCAGACCCCACCAGTGCGCTTCCTGCCAGCTTTGGCGGCTGCGCCGGCCCGCATGGTGGAGAACTCTGCCCTGCTGTGCACAGCCAAGCACTTGGGGGCCGCCCCACATTCCGGGGCCCCTGCGACGTTGTCAGGACCGGAGGTGGATAGCACCGGTGGAGAGCTGTCCTGGGACTCCCCGCTGCAGCGCGTCTTGATGGAGCTGAACCGCATCCCCAGCAGCCGGCGGCGAGCAGCACACCTCTTTGAGTGGCTCATCGCGCCAATGCCGCCAGATCATTTCTACCGGCGCTTGTGGGAGCGGGAGGCGGTGCTAGTGCGGCGGCAGGACCGCACTTACTACGAGGGCCTTTTCTCTACTGCCGATATGGACTCAATACTGCGTAACGAGGAGGTGCAGTTCGGGCAGCACTTGGACGCCGCGCGCTACATCAATGGGAGGCGCGAGACCCTGAACCCGCCCGGCCGCGCCTTGCCAGCCGCCGCGTGGTCCCTGTACCAGGCCGGCTGCTCTCTGCGCCTCCTGTGTCCGCAGGCTTTCTCGACCACTgtgtggcagtttttggccgtacTCCAAGAGCAGTTTGGAAGCATGGCAGGCTCCAACGTTTACCTCACGCCCCCCAATTCGCAGGGCTTTGCCCCTCACTACGACGACATCGAAGCTTTCGTGCTGCAGCTGGAAGGTAGGAAACTCTGGCGTGTCTACCGACCCCGGGTCTCAGCTGAGGAACTGGCCCTGACATCTAGCCCTAACTTCAGTCAGGATGACCTCGGTGAGCCGGTGCTGCAGACCGTCCTGGAACCTGGagatttgctttattttcctcGGGGCTTCATTCACCAAGCTGAATGCCAGGATGGAGTCCACTCCCTGCACCTGACCTTGTCCACGTACCAGCGCAATACCTGGGGAGACTTTCTAGAGGCTGTACTGCCTCTGGCTGTGCAGGCTGCAATGGAAGAAAACGTGGAGTTTCGGAGGGGTCTTCCCCGAGACTTTATGGATTACATGGGGGCCCAGCATTCTGATTCTAAGGATCCACGAAGAACTGCTTTCATGGAGAAGGTCCGGGTCTTGGTTGCCAGGCTGGGACACTTTGCTCCTGTTGATGCTGTGGCTGACCAGCGAGCTAAAGACTTCATCCATGATTCTCTGCCCCCTGTTTTGACTGATAGGGAGAGGGCACTAAGTGTTCACGGGCTCCCGATTCGCTGGGAGGCTGGACAACCTGTAAATGTGGGGGCCCAGTTGACAACAGAAACAGAAGTCCACATGCTTCAGGATGGGATAGCTCGTCTGGTGGGTGAGGGAGGCCATTTGTTTCTCTATTACACAGTGGAAAACTCCCGTGTTTATCATCTGGAAGAGCCCAAGTGCTTGGAAATATACCCCCAGCAAGCAGATGCTATGGAACTCTTGCTTCGCTCCTACCCAGAGTTTGTGAGAGTAGGGGACCTGCCCTGTGACAGTGTGGAGGACCAGCTTTCCTTGGCAACCATGTTGTATGATAAGGGGTTGCTGCTAACCAAGATGCCTCTAACTTAA